Proteins found in one Gimesia chilikensis genomic segment:
- a CDS encoding DUF1611 domain-containing protein, translating to MNTVVPAVEKTPVPGPDIINEYRRIAIAVGDDAPLSNSKTAISLLRYRGEHCLAVIDPAHQGKTTQDLYGVGGSTPVVGSLSEVDSPDALFIGISPPGGQMPESLSRVIAAGVDGGLDIVSGLHEFLVENEDFCQAAQRSGSRLIDVRRNQHRQTARCAEFRSGCLRIHAVGQDCSVGKMVTMLELERGLQQRQRDAKFLATGQTGIMIKGNGVPVDCVVSDFVNGAVEELVLQHEQHEILLIEGQGSITHPAFSAVTLGLLHGCAPQGLILCYEAARPHVKAMPHVPLKSLERYRELYEQLASERSPAEVIGVAMNGRNLTEAEAVIEKQQVQERLGLPVCDVYRDGPDLLVDAVLNLRGRLFA from the coding sequence ATGAATACCGTTGTACCTGCCGTGGAAAAAACGCCGGTGCCTGGACCGGACATCATCAATGAATACCGCCGGATTGCGATCGCGGTTGGCGACGATGCACCGCTGTCGAACTCAAAGACCGCCATCAGCCTGCTCCGCTACCGGGGCGAACACTGTCTGGCTGTGATCGATCCGGCGCACCAGGGAAAAACCACACAGGATCTGTATGGCGTTGGGGGCAGCACTCCGGTCGTCGGTTCACTGTCGGAGGTAGATTCTCCCGATGCACTGTTTATCGGTATTTCTCCTCCGGGTGGTCAGATGCCGGAATCGCTGAGCCGGGTGATCGCGGCTGGTGTGGACGGCGGACTGGATATCGTTTCCGGTCTGCATGAGTTTCTGGTTGAGAACGAAGATTTCTGTCAGGCGGCGCAGCGGAGTGGCAGTCGGCTGATTGACGTCCGCCGCAACCAGCATCGCCAGACGGCCCGTTGCGCCGAGTTTCGCAGCGGCTGTTTGCGAATTCACGCTGTCGGTCAGGATTGCAGCGTGGGCAAAATGGTGACGATGCTCGAACTCGAACGGGGCCTGCAGCAGCGTCAACGGGATGCGAAGTTCCTGGCGACGGGACAGACGGGAATCATGATCAAGGGGAACGGCGTTCCCGTCGACTGTGTCGTTTCTGACTTTGTCAACGGAGCCGTGGAAGAGCTGGTACTGCAGCATGAACAGCATGAGATTCTCCTCATCGAAGGGCAGGGGAGTATCACACATCCGGCCTTTTCAGCGGTAACGTTGGGGCTGTTACATGGCTGTGCCCCACAGGGGTTGATTCTTTGTTATGAAGCGGCCCGTCCCCATGTGAAAGCGATGCCGCATGTGCCGCTCAAGTCTCTGGAACGCTACCGGGAACTTTATGAGCAGCTTGCGTCGGAGCGGTCTCCCGCGGAAGTGATCGGCGTTGCCATGAACGGTCGCAACCTCACAGAAGCAGAGGCGGTCATCGAGAAGCAGCAGGTCCAGGAGCGACTGGGTTTACCGGTCTGCGATGTCTACCGTGATGGACCGGATCTCCTGGTTGATGCCGTGTTGAATTTGCGAGGGAGGCTGTTCGCGTGA